A genomic segment from Micromonospora echinaurantiaca encodes:
- a CDS encoding DUF2267 domain-containing protein, translated as MNYDTFIDQVAQRTRTSSERAVALTRATLETLAERLTGGEVLDLAVQLPKPLQLVLKPSPRTESADRFGGAEFVARVALRAGVDEPAARDGARAVFVTLREAISGGEFDDVAAQLPRDYRELVEPAMAPGATLRRS; from the coding sequence ATGAACTACGACACCTTCATCGACCAGGTCGCCCAACGCACCCGGACCTCGTCCGAGCGGGCCGTCGCGCTGACCCGGGCCACCCTGGAGACGCTCGCCGAGCGGCTGACCGGCGGGGAGGTGCTGGACCTGGCCGTCCAGCTGCCCAAGCCGCTCCAGCTGGTGCTCAAGCCCAGCCCGCGTACCGAGTCGGCGGACCGGTTCGGCGGCGCCGAGTTCGTCGCCAGGGTCGCGCTGCGCGCCGGCGTCGACGAGCCGGCCGCCCGGGACGGTGCGCGGGCGGTCTTCGTCACCCTCCGCGAGGCGATCAGCGGTGGCGAGTTCGACGACGTGGCGGCCCAACTGCCGCGCGACTACCGGGAGCTGGTCGAGCCGGCGATGGCCCCCGGCGCGACGCTGCGCCGTTCCTGA
- a CDS encoding CaiB/BaiF CoA transferase family protein → MTEDVPAGPLAGVRVVELAGIGPGPFAAMMLADLGADVVRVDRVSDVDPAAFGTPHPDLLNRGRRSVAVDLKSAGGREVVLALVAGADALIEGFRPGVTERLGVGPAHCLAANPRLVYGRMTGWGQDGPVAPYAGHDIDYLALTGALHGIGRAGERPVPPMNLLGDFGGGGMMLALGLVAALYAVRGGATGQVVDAAIVDGVAVLSTQIHALRRLGMWQDPRGVNLLDGGAPFYDTYECADGRYLAVGALEPKFYDELVRRSGFPLHPDEALDRTDPANWPALRTAWARLFRTRSRDEWTALLGASDACVAPVLDWREAPGHPHLAARDTFVERDGVTQPAPAPRFSGTPTALRRPPPQPGEHTDEVLVEAGFDALRIADLRAAGAIA, encoded by the coding sequence ATGACCGAGGACGTTCCGGCCGGCCCGCTCGCCGGCGTACGGGTGGTGGAGCTGGCCGGCATCGGCCCGGGCCCGTTCGCCGCGATGATGCTCGCCGACCTGGGTGCCGACGTGGTCCGGGTGGACCGGGTCTCCGACGTGGACCCGGCCGCCTTCGGCACCCCGCATCCGGACCTGCTCAACCGGGGCCGCCGCTCGGTCGCCGTCGACCTGAAGTCCGCCGGTGGCCGGGAGGTGGTGCTCGCCCTGGTGGCCGGCGCGGACGCGCTGATCGAGGGCTTCCGGCCGGGGGTGACCGAGCGGCTGGGTGTCGGTCCGGCGCACTGCCTGGCGGCGAACCCCCGGCTGGTCTACGGACGGATGACCGGCTGGGGGCAGGACGGGCCGGTCGCCCCGTACGCCGGGCACGACATCGACTACCTGGCGCTGACCGGGGCGCTGCACGGCATCGGCCGGGCCGGCGAGCGCCCGGTGCCGCCGATGAACCTGCTCGGCGACTTCGGCGGCGGCGGGATGATGCTGGCCCTCGGCCTGGTCGCCGCCCTGTACGCGGTGCGCGGTGGCGCCACCGGCCAGGTGGTCGACGCGGCCATCGTGGACGGCGTGGCGGTGCTCAGCACGCAGATCCACGCGCTGCGGCGGCTCGGCATGTGGCAGGACCCGCGCGGGGTGAACCTGCTCGACGGCGGGGCGCCCTTCTACGACACGTACGAGTGCGCCGACGGCCGGTACCTGGCGGTCGGCGCGCTGGAGCCGAAGTTCTACGACGAGTTGGTGCGCCGGTCGGGTTTCCCGCTGCACCCGGACGAGGCGCTGGACCGCACCGACCCGGCGAACTGGCCGGCGCTGCGGACGGCCTGGGCACGGCTGTTCCGCACCCGCAGCCGGGACGAGTGGACCGCGCTGCTCGGCGCCTCGGACGCCTGCGTGGCGCCGGTGCTGGACTGGCGGGAGGCACCCGGGCACCCGCACCTGGCCGCGCGGGACACCTTCGTGGAGCGGGACGGAGTGACCCAGCCGGCCCCGGCCCCCCGGTTCTCCGGCACCCCGACGGCGCTGCGCCGGCCGCCGCCGCAGCCCGGCGAACACACCGACGAGGTGCTGGTCGAGGCGGGCTTCGACGCGCTCCGGATCGCCGACCTGCGGGCGGCCGGCGCGATCGCCTGA
- a CDS encoding glycosyltransferase family 4 protein, with protein MVDDRIRVAVLHGPAPPEHDGVSDYVRHLLAALPDVGVEATGVPVRPDGDGWAGATARAARAVRRLAPDLVHVQFAPAAYRFSGQPGLLPLRLPRAVPLVTTLHEYGSWAWPGWLPGPLWSAVERTRRWDRESGRLVPASAAVIVTNPGHAAVLRARTGREATRIPLAPNVADQVGAPTAGHRLRAELGLPDGAPVLAFFGFVHPVKGVRYLIEALPTLRRHHPELRLLVVGGFTAQALPAAEARAFRAELTTLAAGHGVADAVTFTGHLPADRVSAALHAADVAVLPFTAGVSTKSGALLATLAHGLPTAVTLADSGDDELARSGAVAVIRERRDAAAVARTVGKLLADPVLRRRLAERGRAFAAAYSWPRVAAAHRDLYRRTLAGAGA; from the coding sequence GTGGTCGACGACCGGATCAGGGTGGCCGTGCTGCACGGCCCGGCGCCGCCGGAGCACGACGGGGTGAGCGACTACGTGCGGCACCTGCTGGCCGCGCTGCCCGACGTCGGAGTCGAGGCCACCGGCGTGCCGGTGCGGCCGGACGGCGACGGCTGGGCGGGCGCCACCGCCCGGGCCGCCCGCGCGGTCCGCCGGCTGGCGCCGGACCTCGTGCACGTCCAGTTCGCGCCCGCCGCGTACCGCTTCTCCGGGCAGCCCGGCCTGCTGCCGCTGCGGCTGCCCCGAGCCGTGCCGCTGGTCACCACCCTGCACGAGTACGGCTCGTGGGCCTGGCCCGGCTGGCTGCCCGGGCCGCTCTGGTCGGCGGTGGAGCGGACCCGCCGCTGGGACCGGGAGTCGGGCCGGCTGGTGCCGGCCAGCGCCGCGGTGATCGTCACCAATCCCGGTCACGCGGCGGTGCTGCGGGCCCGTACCGGGCGGGAGGCCACCCGGATCCCGCTCGCCCCGAACGTCGCGGACCAGGTGGGCGCCCCCACCGCCGGGCACCGGCTGCGCGCGGAACTGGGCCTGCCCGACGGCGCGCCGGTGCTGGCGTTCTTCGGCTTCGTGCACCCGGTCAAGGGGGTGCGCTACCTGATCGAGGCGCTGCCAACGCTGCGCCGCCACCATCCCGAGCTGCGGCTGCTGGTGGTGGGTGGGTTCACCGCCCAGGCCCTGCCCGCGGCCGAGGCCCGCGCGTTCCGGGCGGAACTGACCACCCTGGCCGCGGGGCACGGCGTCGCCGACGCGGTCACCTTCACCGGGCACCTGCCCGCCGACCGGGTCTCCGCCGCCCTGCACGCCGCCGACGTCGCGGTGCTGCCGTTCACCGCCGGGGTGAGCACGAAGAGCGGGGCGCTGCTGGCCACGCTCGCCCACGGGCTGCCGACCGCGGTGACGCTGGCCGACTCCGGCGACGACGAACTGGCCCGCAGCGGGGCGGTGGCCGTGATCCGGGAACGCCGGGACGCCGCCGCCGTCGCCCGTACGGTCGGCAAGCTGCTCGCCGACCCGGTGCTGCGCCGGCGGCTCGCCGAGCGCGGCCGGGCCTTCGCCGCCGCGTACTCCTGGCCGCGGGTGGCCGCCGCGCACCGCGACCTCTACCGGCGGACCCTGGCGGGCGCCGGTGCCTGA